The following proteins are co-located in the Candidatus Binatia bacterium genome:
- the meaB gene encoding methylmalonyl Co-A mutase-associated GTPase MeaB, translated as MTEFSNAELLRQFELGNPRALARAISRAEAGRGGELVRALYPKAGRATTVGLTGPPGVGKSTLASGLVRSARARGKDVGVVSVDPSSPFSRGALLGDRIRLAEHFTDEGVFIRSMASRGHLGGLAGATADAVLLMDAFGFDLVLIETVGVGQSEIAVAELAQTTIVALQPGSGDSIQVLKAGIMESADIFVVNKADHPMADQLRREIRSTMEMMEWKGWVPELVVTQALAGDGIDALVEAIERHAAYLNETGEIAQRRREAFAHQVRQLALGRVEQRLDRALKANAHDDLDPYAAADRVLSELGL; from the coding sequence TTGACCGAATTTTCAAACGCCGAACTCCTGCGCCAGTTCGAGCTCGGCAATCCGCGCGCGCTGGCGAGGGCGATCTCGCGCGCCGAGGCCGGCCGAGGCGGCGAGCTCGTGCGCGCGCTCTATCCGAAAGCCGGGCGCGCGACGACCGTCGGCCTGACCGGTCCGCCGGGCGTCGGGAAATCGACGCTCGCATCGGGGCTCGTCCGCAGCGCACGGGCGCGCGGCAAGGACGTCGGCGTCGTCTCCGTCGATCCCAGCTCGCCGTTCTCGCGCGGCGCCCTGCTCGGCGACCGGATCCGGCTCGCCGAGCACTTCACCGACGAAGGCGTCTTCATTCGTTCGATGGCCAGCCGCGGCCATCTCGGCGGCCTCGCCGGCGCCACCGCCGATGCGGTGCTTTTGATGGATGCGTTCGGGTTCGATCTCGTGCTGATCGAGACGGTCGGCGTCGGACAGAGCGAGATCGCGGTCGCCGAGCTCGCGCAGACGACGATCGTCGCGCTGCAGCCGGGCAGCGGCGACTCCATTCAGGTGCTCAAGGCCGGCATCATGGAGAGCGCCGACATCTTCGTCGTGAACAAAGCGGATCACCCGATGGCCGATCAGCTGCGGCGCGAGATTCGATCGACGATGGAGATGATGGAGTGGAAAGGCTGGGTGCCGGAACTCGTCGTGACGCAAGCGCTCGCCGGCGACGGCATCGATGCGCTCGTCGAGGCGATCGAACGCCACGCCGCGTATCTCAACGAGACCGGTGAGATCGCGCAACGCCGTCGCGAGGCGTTCGCGCATCAAGTGCGCCAGCTCGCGCTCGGACGCGTCGAGCAGCGCCTCGACCGCGCGCTGAAAGCGAACGCGCACGACGACCTCGACCCGTATGCGGCGGCCGATCGCGTTCTCTCCGAGCTCGGTCTTTAG